A DNA window from Linepithema humile isolate Giens D197 chromosome 6, Lhum_UNIL_v1.0, whole genome shotgun sequence contains the following coding sequences:
- the LOC105673066 gene encoding transmembrane protein 120 homolog: protein MDIDAESCLKDWDDLAQDYKELETLNREYLAKLEEVGELQAKCVKGLSHQRYRMAIISKSLKHLNTRDAREKLEDSITRRDRQLYEIEQTLPKPNGTYLKIILGNVNVSILNKSDKFKYKDEYEKFKLVLSVIGFVLSVLNLFTNIRTLELSFMFLLVWYYCTLTIRESILKVNGSRIKGWWRFHHFLSTVVSGVLLVWPNTGPWYEFRSQFMWFNVYISVVQYLQFRYQRGVLYRLKALGERDNMDITIEGFHSWMWRGLSFLLPFLFIGYTFQLYNAYVLYELTYHTEATWHVSVLSAMFLILFLGNITTTVMVIPQKLVKERVKDHLFASKSDRRRDGTARNKEDNKSDKNE, encoded by the exons ATGGACATCGATGCCGAATCTTGTCTCAAGGACTGGGACGACCTAGCGCAGGACTACAAGGAGCTCGAG ACACTAAATAGAGAGTATCTTGCAAAATTGGAGGAAGTTGGTGAATTGCAGGCAAAATGTGTCAAAGGTCTTTCTCACCAGAGATACCGTATGGCTATAATATCAAAGTCCTTGAAACA CTTGAACACAAGAGACGCGCGAGAAAAATTGGAGGATTCAATAACAAGGAGAGACCGACAGCTGTATGAGATAGAGCAAACCTTACCGAAACCGAATGGCACGTACCTCAAAATTATCCTGGGAAATGTCAATGTgtcgatattaaataaaagcgaTAA ATTCAAGTACAAAGATGAGTATGAGAAGTTCAAACTTGTTCTATCAGTAATTGGATTTGTACTATCTGTATTAAATCTCTTTACTAATATAAG AACGTTAGAACTTAGTTTTATGTTTCTTCTCGTTTGGTACTACTGTACGTTAACGATAAGAGAAAGCATACTGAAAGTTAATGGATCAAGGATCAAGGGATGGTGGAGATTTCACCATTTTCTTTCGACAGTAGTGTCCGGTGTCTTGCTAGTGTGGCCAAACACGGGACCGTGGTATGAATTTCGGAGTCAGTTTATGTGGTTCAATGTGTATATCA GTGTAGTTCAATACTTGCAATTTCGATATCAACGTGGTGTTCTTTACCGGTTGAAAGCATTAGGCGAGAGAGACAACATGGATATCACTATCGAAGGATTTCATTCTTGGATGTGGCGCGgtctttcttttttgctaCCATTTCTCTTCATCGGTTATACATTTCAGTTGTACAACGCTTACGTATTATATGAATTGACATATCACACGGAGGCGACGTGGCACGTGTCCGTTCTCAGCGCCATGTTTCTCATACTCTTTCTGGGCAACATCACCACCACCGTCATGGTGATCCCGCAGAAGCTCGTCAAGGAACGCGTCAAAGACCACCTGTTCGCGTCCAAGTCCGATCGCAGGAGGGATGGTACTGCGCGCAATAAGGAGGATAACAAAAGCGATAAGAACGAGTGA
- the LOC105673072 gene encoding translocator protein → MAWMMNWALLIAIIIPTVGGSIIGEVFVKKNMAWYESLKKPKYNPPFAFVWTALYCMMGHASYLVWRDGGGFEGAALPLSVYGVNLALNWLWTPLFFGMHRLKWSLYEVVMLDASTAALGIVFYPVNSVAGYIIIPYFVWVCYATLLNYAIYRNNKDLPEKIKNDN, encoded by the exons ATGGCATGGATGATGAATTGGGCCCTGCTGATAGCGATAATTATTCCAACTGTCGGTGGCTCGATCATCGGCGAGGTCTTCGTGAAGAAAAATATGGCCTGGTACGAG TCGCTGAAAAAACCTAAGTACAATCCACCGTTCGCGTTCGTATGGACCGCTCTCTACTGTATGATGGGCCACGCGTCCTACTTAGTGTGGCGGGACGGGGGTGGCTTCGAGGGGGCGGCTCTACCCCTCAGCGTTTATGGCGTCAATCTCGCCCTCAACTGGCTGTGGACGCCGCTTTTCTTCGGGATGCACCGACTAAAATGG AGTCTCTACGAAGTTGTGATGTTGGACGCCAGCACGGCCGCGCTCGGGATCGTGTTTTATCCAGTCAATTCCGTCGCTGGTTACATTATCATTCCCTACTTCGTATGGGTCTGTTACGCTACGCTGCTTAACTATGCCATTTACCGAAACAACAAAGATCTCCCCGAGAAGATCAAGAATGACAACTAA